The proteins below come from a single Cupriavidus pauculus genomic window:
- a CDS encoding branched-chain amino acid ABC transporter permease: MLWISALISGLGLGSMYGLMALGFHITYAVSATVNFAQGSSMMLGAVLTYTFAQTLGWPMPLAIVLALALCALYGLAVEFLAVRPFASRGSNAWLMATVALGIVLDNVVMLWFGTEPRSLPSPLAMSSLQLGDTGVGVYPLQLVIPVVGLALAAVLHYVLRRSRWGVAMLAVVQNRDAARLMGIPIRRTIAVAFALSTLLAGVAGVLIAPLFNVQADMGTVFGLKAFAVAILGGLSSAWGVMIAGLIFGVAEALVTASLGSSYTQIITFALVIALLALRPDGLFGRAEVRKV; the protein is encoded by the coding sequence ATGCTTTGGATTTCCGCGCTGATCAGCGGGCTGGGCCTGGGCAGCATGTACGGGCTCATGGCACTCGGCTTCCACATTACCTACGCGGTCTCCGCGACGGTCAACTTCGCGCAGGGCAGCTCGATGATGCTCGGCGCGGTGCTGACCTACACTTTCGCGCAGACGCTGGGCTGGCCGATGCCGCTCGCGATCGTGCTCGCACTGGCACTGTGCGCGCTCTATGGCCTCGCCGTCGAGTTCCTCGCGGTGCGGCCGTTCGCGAGCCGCGGATCCAATGCATGGCTGATGGCCACGGTCGCGCTCGGCATCGTGCTCGACAACGTGGTGATGCTCTGGTTCGGCACCGAGCCGCGCAGCCTGCCGTCGCCGCTGGCGATGTCGTCGCTGCAGCTCGGCGACACGGGCGTCGGCGTCTATCCGCTGCAGCTCGTGATTCCCGTCGTGGGCCTCGCGCTCGCGGCCGTGCTGCACTACGTGCTGCGCCGCTCGCGCTGGGGCGTGGCAATGCTGGCCGTGGTGCAGAACCGCGACGCCGCGCGCCTGATGGGCATTCCCATTCGCCGCACCATCGCCGTGGCCTTCGCGCTGTCGACGCTGCTGGCCGGCGTGGCCGGCGTGCTCATCGCGCCGCTGTTCAACGTGCAGGCCGACATGGGCACCGTGTTCGGTCTCAAGGCATTTGCCGTGGCGATTCTCGGCGGTCTGTCGAGCGCCTGGGGCGTGATGATCGCGGGCCTGATCTTCGGCGTCGCGGAAGCGCTCGTCACCGCCTCCCTCGGCTCCAGCTACACGCAGATCATCACGTTCGCGCTGGTGATCGCGCTGCTCGCCCTGCGCCCCGATGGCCTGTTCGGCCGCGCGGAGGTTCGCAAGGTATGA
- a CDS encoding ABC transporter substrate-binding protein, producing the protein MSQLQRPARRAMLTVAAAACVLCALPAHAADTIKIGLITALSGQSARAGEALTRGMTIAIDEINAKGGLLGGRKLELVRRDDEGNPAKGVLAARELIYKEKVAVLFGGLDTPVSMAIVPIANQEKVPFVGPWAAGTPITHNGANPNYVFRVSAVDEVVDKAMLQYAQKAFGASKVGLILVNNPWGESNEKGIVAALTAKGMKPAGIEKFEANDVDVVPQLGRLKAAGADVLLMVGNVGPSAQVVKSLDRMGWKVPVVSHWGPAGGRFTELAGPNAKNVHFVQTYSFFGQQTPVSTRVVNALKAKYSDVKGPDDITPAVGVANAYDAMQLAGLAIAQAGSTKGDAIREGFYKIDRYEGLIKTYVKPFNAQTHDALSENDYVWAQFIDNRIVPVGSTK; encoded by the coding sequence ATGTCCCAACTTCAACGCCCGGCCCGCCGCGCCATGCTCACGGTCGCCGCAGCCGCCTGCGTGCTCTGCGCCCTGCCCGCCCACGCCGCCGACACGATCAAGATCGGCCTGATCACCGCGCTCTCGGGCCAGTCCGCCCGCGCCGGCGAAGCGCTGACCCGTGGCATGACGATCGCCATCGACGAGATCAACGCCAAGGGCGGCCTGCTCGGCGGCCGCAAGCTCGAACTCGTGCGCCGCGACGACGAAGGCAACCCCGCCAAGGGCGTGCTGGCCGCGCGCGAGCTGATCTACAAGGAGAAGGTGGCGGTGCTGTTCGGCGGCCTCGATACGCCGGTCTCGATGGCCATCGTGCCCATCGCGAACCAGGAGAAGGTGCCGTTCGTGGGCCCGTGGGCCGCGGGCACGCCGATCACGCACAACGGCGCGAATCCGAACTACGTGTTCCGCGTGTCGGCCGTGGATGAAGTCGTGGACAAGGCCATGCTCCAGTACGCGCAGAAGGCGTTCGGCGCCAGCAAGGTGGGCCTGATCCTTGTGAACAACCCGTGGGGCGAGTCGAACGAGAAAGGCATCGTCGCCGCGCTGACGGCCAAGGGCATGAAGCCGGCCGGCATCGAGAAGTTCGAGGCGAACGACGTGGACGTGGTGCCGCAGCTGGGCCGCCTGAAGGCCGCGGGTGCCGATGTGCTGCTGATGGTCGGCAACGTGGGCCCGTCCGCGCAGGTGGTCAAGTCGCTCGACCGCATGGGCTGGAAGGTGCCGGTGGTATCGCACTGGGGTCCGGCCGGCGGCCGCTTCACCGAACTCGCGGGTCCCAACGCGAAGAATGTCCACTTCGTGCAGACATACAGCTTCTTCGGCCAGCAGACGCCGGTCAGCACGCGGGTGGTCAACGCGCTCAAGGCCAAGTACAGCGACGTCAAGGGTCCGGACGACATCACGCCGGCCGTCGGTGTGGCCAACGCCTACGACGCCATGCAGCTGGCCGGGCTCGCCATCGCGCAGGCCGGCAGCACCAAGGGCGATGCGATTCGCGAGGGCTTCTACAAGATCGACCGTTACGAAGGCCTGATCAAGACCTACGTCAAGCCGTTCAACGCGCAGACGCATGACGCGCTGAGCGAGAACGACTACGTGTGGGCGCAGTTCATCGACAACCGCATCGTTCCGGTCGGCAGCACGAAGTAA
- a CDS encoding flavin reductase family protein produces MEVDFEAITEYQRYKLMASLIVPRPIALVTTLGPDGTANAAPFSMFNMLGEEPPIVMISVNRLGDGAQKDTAANIERTGEFVVHLSDEPMAEKMHRCGERLPPHVSELAHVGLTAAPSTAVAPPRIAEAPVAFECRLWETLATESRQIFIGRVLRLHAREGLIDTETWRVRLQDYFPVGRFGASFYVTTRDRFSLEQSAGKPAVSTAIDEM; encoded by the coding sequence ATGGAAGTCGATTTCGAAGCCATTACCGAATACCAGCGCTACAAGCTCATGGCGAGCCTGATCGTGCCGCGGCCGATCGCGCTCGTGACGACGCTCGGCCCCGACGGCACCGCCAACGCGGCGCCGTTCTCGATGTTCAACATGCTGGGCGAGGAACCGCCGATCGTGATGATCAGCGTCAACCGGCTCGGCGATGGCGCGCAGAAGGATACGGCCGCCAATATCGAGCGCACGGGCGAGTTCGTCGTGCACCTGAGCGACGAGCCGATGGCGGAAAAGATGCATCGCTGCGGCGAACGCCTGCCCCCGCACGTGAGCGAGCTGGCGCACGTGGGCCTGACGGCCGCGCCGAGCACGGCGGTGGCGCCCCCGCGTATCGCCGAGGCACCGGTGGCATTCGAATGCCGGCTATGGGAAACGCTGGCGACCGAAAGCCGCCAGATCTTCATCGGCCGCGTGCTGCGGCTGCATGCGCGCGAAGGGCTGATCGATACCGAGACGTGGCGCGTGCGGCTGCAGGACTATTTCCCGGTCGGACGGTTCGGCGCGAGCTTCTACGTGACGACGCGCGACCGGTTCTCGCTCGAGCAGAGCGCGGGCAAGCCGGCCGTATCCACGGCCATCGACGAAATGTAG
- a CDS encoding GntR family transcriptional regulator — MPAKASLGPAVKPANKSASKPDPSDEDVGDGGESNDEGSVDARIYRAVFDGVLNHRLTPGTKLPEPELCQLFGVGRAVVRRVLEKLAHDGIVALRPNRGAVIAEPTPEETSQIFEARRALERVLVELAVQRVTAADLRDLRRQLDEEHDAMHRFDQPSWARLASGFHLRIAALARNPVLQRYLTELVSRCSLIVGLYEPPGHAPCEHDEHAAIVACIEARDAAGAVALMEAHLNDLEQRIETSRMQGEKSLAQMLGLGG; from the coding sequence ATGCCTGCCAAAGCCTCGCTGGGTCCCGCCGTCAAGCCTGCCAACAAGTCCGCCAGCAAGCCGGACCCGTCCGATGAGGACGTGGGCGATGGCGGCGAGAGCAACGACGAGGGCAGCGTCGACGCCCGCATCTATCGCGCCGTGTTCGACGGCGTGCTCAACCATCGCCTGACGCCGGGCACCAAGCTGCCCGAACCCGAACTGTGCCAGCTGTTCGGCGTGGGCCGCGCGGTGGTGCGGCGCGTGCTGGAGAAGCTTGCGCACGACGGCATCGTCGCGTTGCGTCCGAACCGCGGCGCGGTCATCGCCGAGCCGACGCCCGAGGAAACGAGCCAGATCTTCGAGGCGCGCCGCGCGCTGGAGCGCGTGCTCGTGGAACTGGCGGTCCAGCGCGTGACGGCCGCCGACCTGCGCGACCTGCGCCGGCAGCTGGACGAGGAACACGATGCGATGCATCGCTTCGACCAGCCGTCGTGGGCGCGGCTGGCCAGCGGTTTTCATCTGCGCATTGCCGCGCTCGCGCGCAATCCCGTGTTGCAGCGCTACCTGACCGAACTGGTCTCGCGCTGCTCGCTCATCGTGGGCCTGTACGAGCCGCCGGGACACGCGCCGTGCGAGCATGACGAGCATGCGGCGATCGTGGCATGCATCGAGGCGCGCGACGCGGCCGGCGCGGTGGCGCTCATGGAGGCGCACCTGAACGACCTCGAGCAGCGCATCGAGACGTCGCGCATGCAGGGCGAGAAATCGCTCGCGCAGATGCTCGGACTCGGAGGCTGA
- a CDS encoding polysaccharide deacetylase family protein yields MTHPSSPTFGPSFGPLRTHGRFPYRPITDVDRFRWPNGANLAVYLGFNIEHFAFGEGLGANLGPVSPQPDVLNYSWREYGNRVGVWRCLELFDQLEMPAGVLLNTALYDHCPEVIDACVARGDELIGHGHTNAHRQSEFDEAGERALLEHCRARIRAQAGVAPAGWLSPWISETLQTPDLLAETGYRYTLNWAHDDRPIRMETRGGPLWSIPYPQELNDIPMIIARQMDAAAFADMIIDQFDEMLMQANHPQHPQPLVMGIALHPYLVGQPYRLRHLRRALAHIAARRAQGEVWFTTPGAICDVMDQQYPLARAQTALAASR; encoded by the coding sequence ATGACGCATCCCTCCAGTCCGACTTTCGGCCCCTCGTTTGGCCCGCTCCGCACGCACGGCCGTTTTCCGTACCGGCCCATCACCGACGTGGACCGCTTTCGCTGGCCCAACGGCGCGAACCTCGCCGTGTACCTCGGCTTCAACATCGAGCACTTCGCGTTCGGCGAGGGCCTCGGCGCCAATCTCGGGCCCGTCTCGCCGCAGCCGGACGTGCTCAACTACAGCTGGCGCGAATACGGCAACCGCGTCGGGGTATGGCGGTGCCTGGAGTTGTTCGACCAGCTGGAGATGCCCGCCGGCGTGCTGCTCAACACCGCGCTCTACGACCATTGCCCCGAGGTCATCGATGCCTGCGTCGCGCGCGGGGACGAGCTGATCGGCCATGGCCACACGAACGCGCACCGCCAGAGCGAGTTCGACGAGGCGGGCGAGCGCGCGCTGCTCGAGCATTGCCGCGCGCGCATCCGCGCGCAGGCGGGCGTGGCGCCGGCGGGCTGGCTGTCGCCGTGGATCTCGGAGACGCTGCAGACGCCCGACCTGCTCGCCGAGACCGGCTATCGCTATACGCTGAACTGGGCCCACGACGACCGGCCCATCCGGATGGAGACGCGTGGCGGCCCGCTGTGGTCGATTCCGTATCCGCAGGAGCTCAACGACATTCCGATGATCATCGCGCGGCAAATGGACGCGGCCGCGTTCGCCGACATGATCATCGACCAGTTCGACGAGATGCTGATGCAGGCGAATCATCCGCAGCATCCGCAGCCGCTCGTGATGGGCATCGCGCTGCATCCCTATCTGGTGGGGCAGCCCTATCGGCTGCGGCACCTGCGCCGCGCGCTCGCGCATATCGCCGCCCGCCGCGCGCAGGGGGAGGTGTGGTTCACCACGCCGGGCGCGATCTGCGACGTCATGGACCAGCAGTATCCGCTGGCCCGCGCGCAGACTGCGCTCGCGGCTTCACGCTAA